The DNA region cctgtctgtctgtccctatctgtccctctctctgtctctaccaaaaataaaaaattaaaaaaaattaaataatagtatTATATTGATGACAAAGTTCCTGATTCTGATATAATGGCATTATGGATAAGACAGTGTCCTTGTTCTTATGAAATACATCCTAAAGTTTTTAGGGGTGAAGGCCCATGATGTTTGCAACTAACTCCAACagttaataagaaataataatgatatggatagtgagagaaagcaaaaatagtaaaatattaacaACTAGAAAACCTAGGTGAATGGCAACTTTTCTGTCAGTTtgagatttttcaaaataaaaagttttttttaatcatgcctgacctgtgatggtgcagtggataaagtgtcaacctggaatgctgaggtcaccagttcaaaaccctgggcttgcctggtcaaggcacatatgggagttgatgcttcctgctcctccctcctttctctttctctttctgtctctctctctctctctaaaaaataaataaataaataaatcatgtatACTCCAGATTAGTGACTTTCAAACTTTTTTAATGCTCACCCACAATACAATATAGACTATATTAAGCAattcagacacacacatataatctGAACAAATGcctacaaattaaataaaaagtttctcaaAATAATACTTACTCTCTCTCATATTACATGTGATACTCTGACTTTTGTGCTCTATCTTGTTTTTCTAAATGCTGGTTAGTACCCATTAAATTGAGTTGATGACCACTAACGGTCAGAACCTATTTGAATACTCCTGACCTCAGCGGTGCTTTCTGcaacatttctaatatttaatattaccTAGAGACACAAAAGAAGTACTGTCATCATGAACTGACAATTTGATGCACCTTGAACCTGTGTGGGCTTTGAAAACCCACCTTCTTTCATAACAACAGTAGGAAATATATTTCCCATTggcctaaaaataaaattagagggtATAAAGGAATCACATCTATAGAAAATTTAAGTTTTCTTAAGGAAAAGTTGGATGAAAGAAATGCACCTTGAGGTTCTTTATGCAATACTTATAACACTTCCTGTTCCTTGGACTAGCATATTTACagaactcaaaaaatatatataaatgtatatatactcatACATATTTTAGTAGGGTATAGTCACAATTGTCTATGCACTTTTGAGCATCCATTTGTTGTGCAAATATAGAAATTTGTAATAAGTGCTCCCTTTCTAAAATATCTTTGATATCTCCTAATTTATCTGGGTGATATCTtagtaaaaatttctttaaagattataaagaaaggaaagaaaaaaagaaagctcactTCTTCAAATACAGAGGGAGGAATTCAGAACATTAAGATTAAGGATTTCCAGAATGTTGACAAATGCAGTCATCATTACCCATGTGTGGAGAACAGCTTGAGCAAGTATTTAGCAGACATACAGCCTTTGCTCTGATACTCGGGCCTGAGGACTTAGTTGGCCaactctgtctctgggaaaaaacaGCCCTTCCCAGCTACTGGATGCCTCCTTTCCTCTTGGCCATTAGTCAGCCCCATAGTGTGCAGCCCATGATAAATTCCACAGCTAAAAGGATCATCCAAGTTGGAGACTTCCTGTCCTGCTAACAGAGCACTTCTGTGCCTTCGAGACACTCTCCCcacaaaacactaaaaaaagaTTTTGTGGCCTCCCCAGGGATTCACAATGCACATTTGCATATGAAAGGCTCTGAAAAGTCCTGAAGTAGAAAAACCTGCtaacttcttttttaaacagGATTTTACGAATTTATTTGTCCACACAcacttcctcccccttttttttccctaccCTGCCCTAAAGTTCCTTTCCACCTAAGACCAACCCTGAGAATAActgtggagaaaatgaaacagatttttcttttaaccGACTCCTAATACATCTCAGACTCCAGGAATTGCCACCACTCCCTTAGGTCTAAGTCCCCAtcctatcccccttctctcctgtcctatCTTCCTGGACCCTAGTGTCCCCAGGCCCAGGGGGAAGAGCATTGTAGTAGAAAACAAAGGAATTGGGCCTAATGGGTTGCCCCACCTGGAGAATAGGCACAGTTTTTAAGACTTAGCCAATGGACTGACTCTAATTCAAACATTGCCATGTGTTTCCTGGAAGATAGGGGGTTAGGGGGAGAAATGGAGATGGAGCCCTGAGGTTCTGGGAGTTTCCAATTCCTAGCCTTCTCTTGGGAAGGTCCATGTtcatttttccctctcttttaccATTGATGCCCACGTGACATGAGCAGAAATCCATCCCCCTCTCCAACCCCCATCTCTGTATGACATTTCCCAGGGTTGTCCTCTTCCTAGGGCCACCTCTGTAGGCAAACTGTTCCGTCTACCTTCTAATGGAACTTCACCACCTACTTCCAACctgttccccctctccccctaccACAGACACCTTCAAGCCCAATTAAGTAAATTATCCCCCACTGGCCAAAGCAGTTTGAGCCACCCTAGTGTTGCAAGGTCAGTATGTCTGTAGGATAAACACCATCTGCTGGGCCATGCTGAGCAGGAGGCTAGAGCCAAGGAGAAACAAGATGCTGTGGCCTGAGCCTCCCACCTTACCAGAGGGAAGGCTGGCAGACAGAGAGGCATTGACTGGCCCCAGGGTGCTGTTGGCCACGTCCTCCACTGGGGCCCTCGGGCCCAGCAGTTTGGAGAGGAGGCTGCTGAACCTGCTCAGGGTGGTGGCCACAGGCTCAGGGGACGGGCCTGGGCTGGACATAGTGATGTTGTTCAGCTCCTCAGGGTCTACACAAAGGCCATCGTAGGAGCGCCCAAAGGCTACCTGGCTGAGGTCCAGTCCAGCCACGGAGCCCGGAGAGGCACATGGCACATCAGCGATGTGCCCAGAGTTCTCCATCCAGTCCCGCAGCCACTCCAGGTCGCAGTCACAATGCCATGGGTTACGGAAGAGAAAGAGGCGGCCCAGGAAGAAGCCAGGCTGGAAGGCAGCCCAGGTGAGCACGGTGAGGTGGTTGCCATTGAGGTGCAGAGCGAGGAGGCCCGAGAGGTTCTGGAAGGCGCCCTCCTCCACAAAGGCGATGCTGTTGCGATCCAGGTAGAGCAGCTCGAGCTCAGCAAGGTTGGTGAACCAGGTGCGCGCCACGTGGCCCAGCGAGTTTCCACCCAGGTTGAGTGTGTGCAGGCGGCGCAGGCCGCGGAAGGCATCAGCGGGCAGCTCGGCCAGCAGGTTGTCGTTGAGCAGTAGGTGCTCCAGGGCACCGCAGTCACGGAAGGCGCCTGCATGCACGGTGCGGACCCGGTTGGACTGCAGGCTGAGGGAGCGCAGGCGCCGCAGGCCCTGCAAGGAGCTGGAGGCCACCGCCTCGATGCGACTGCGATCCAGGTGCGCGTGTGTCAGGTTGGCCAGGCCGCGCAGCGCGCCGGGAACGCGGCGGAACAGGTTGTCGAAGGCGGCGAGCTCACGCAGAGCGGGCAGCTCGGCCAGGAGGCGCTCCGGCACACTGAAGAGGCGGCAGGCTGCCAGGTCGAGGCGGCGCAGGCGGCCCAGCGCCGCGAAGGTGCGCGCGTGCAGGTAGCGCAGGTCGCCGTTGTGTGCCAGGCGCAGCTCGGCCAGGCGCGGCAGGCCCTTGAAGGCGCCGGGCGTGATAAAGGACAGATTGTTGTGGCGCAGCAACAGGCGGCGCAGCGACGGCAGCGTGCCAAAGGCCCGCTCGGCCAGGAAGCGCAGGCCGTTCCGGTCCAGGTCGATGGAGGCTGCCTCACACGGGAACTCGGCCGGCACCCGCAGCAGGCCGGCGCGATCGCAGCGCACGGAGCAGCCGCGCTCCACGCTGCTGCAGGAGCAGGCCTCAGGGCAGGCGCGCTGGCAGGCCTCCTCAGCCCAGGCGGTAGGCTGGCTGAGGACCACCGCTAGGCCGGGGttggggaaaggggagaaaagacgAAACAAGTAGCTAGCATCAACCAGAGGGTCACTGCAGGTAAAATCCTACCTGTCTGCGTGGGAGGTTGCGGTCCTCCTCCAAGTTCTCATACCTCCTGCCTAGCCGCATTtttcaaaaggtttttttttggcctcCTTGACCTACAGGATTCTCCACCCCCTTTGCGTCCTAGTTATCTTGATCAGCAAAACCCATTTGGAATCCCAGCCTCTGACCCCGTTCTAAACCCCCTTCTGCCTATATTGTCACTTATGCTTTCCTAGAATTTGGCCTAGAGCGTGTGTGGTCTGCATATATGTAGGGGCCTAGAAGGCATCACTGTAGCCCACACTCTAGGCCTCCACTGCCTAATCTAGCTACATGTGGCTCTCaggcacttgaaatgtggctagccCGAAGTGAGACGTgctgtaagtgtaaaatacagATCAGATCTTAAAGGCTTAATaccaaaaaaaggtaaaatatctcatcagtttttatattgataacatgttaaaatgatattttagatGTACTGGGTTAACTAAGATATCAATATTAAAGTCAAtggtttatatttctctttttaatgggGCTACTGGGAAATTTACACATATGTGgtttgcattatatttctattggcgCTGCTTTAGTAGTGCCTCCTACCATAAGAATTCAATTCCTAAAAACCCCCACTGAGTAAATTAAGCCTCATAAAGGAAGGAGAATTAGAGAACAGGTGGTTTGAAATTAAAGAAAAgcctatctattttttttttaacagtcacTAAAATTAAGCTATAAGGACAGCATAGTAAATAAACTATCAATGACCTTCTTTCAtgtctcaaaataataatttggacGTGTGTTGTTAACTTCCATTCACCTGCCCTTGCTCTCTATAGAGACTTTTTTACATCATCATGGGAAAGAATGGtacttataaattaattttttctgagCATTTGAAATGAGGATCCAATAAAGACTTCAAAAGCCCTCCACATGGGCTTGCCACCTGCAGCAAAGAAAAATGACATCACCTGCTTCCCTGTGGTAGCCAAAGGTCCCAAGCCCCATCTTTAGTTACAATGGAAAAAGCAACCTGGAAGATGCTCAAGTTTTATTTTCTGGATAGGAGGATGTCACAGGTAGAGTGCATGTGATCTGCAATTCCTCAGCAGTTCTCCCAAATTTCTAGCTAACACTACTGGCCTACCATTCTGTTCCTCCCACAGTGTACACATGACCCTGCTTTGCCTATCCAAACTCTGAAGGTTTGGCCACACAAGACGTGTGCAGACTATGCTTGCTGCTGCCTCTGTAGGTTGGCTTAGCTTCCAGTGTCTTTTCATTACATCAGCTGTGGACATTCCCCGTCTTTTCAGCCGCTGGAAAAGAGATTCAGACCTTTCAGATGTGGCAAAAGAACAACCCTTAAGTTGTAAATTGTAGCTAGTTCAATATTCTTATTATGGAGGCTTGTCTTAGCTTCTCCCTGCCCCTAAGAACCGGGAACTAGACACCAAGCTTACAGCAAGGTTCTTGGGCCCTGTGCTGAGCTTGGCTGTAAACAGGGCAGCTGCTGACCTGGCGAGGTAACATGTTAGAGAGACAGGGCCAAGAATATAACCTTAGTCCAGGTGTCAGCTGGACACAGGTGGAACTTTTTTCTATGAACTCTTCCAACTGGGTCAAGTAGAAGGCATCAGATTTCTTTACAAATAGTCCTTAATTCTACTCTCTTCTCCTTTATAATTAACAGAAGTGCATTCTCAACAATATGACTCATGTTTCTGCTCCACAATAGCTAACATTATTCTAGTCACACACTGTAtgactcagtaaatgtttatagAATTAAATGGAATTGATGTCTTCCTCTCTAATGATTCCTGCTGGAGGatgtcatttatatttaaaaaaagtttttgtcaAGCAATTCATGGGATTATGACATACAGCATATAACCAACTTACTTGAATAAGGTGAAAGATCAAAAATGTAGctgccaattttttaaaacatgcaagaggagtgaaaattttttattgtatatcaTTTTTACCTTTCTAACTTTAAACCATGCCAGTGTAATGCCTATTTCAGAAAGtagattaaagtttattttaatcattaaacACTTAAGATGTTGTAACTATTAGAGACCTATTGTCAGCCTCTGAAACTTTGGTAGTCATTAGGGATAACTAATTTACTGaattatttaatgaaatataacTTAAATCAAGTAAAGTTTCAGAACAGATGACCAAACTCCAGTATCAGCTTACCCAATATGAAGACTAACTACTGCCTAATAATCCAGAGAAGAGGGCACcagaacaaaatttataaaaataaccatAACATATTTGGGTGAGTTCTGCTTGCAATAAATGGCAGAGTAATTTGTATCAGACTAATATTCCTGCCAGTAGCTAGTATAATCTGTGTgagggaaaatttttttaaaaattgttcaaagACACTGGAAAGCAGCCTAAACAGCGTAGATACAACCCTTCAAAGAAGAGAAGCAAACTAGGGAGAGCCACATTTAACCAGCTTTTCCTCTCAGAGCATTTTTAAGTCCACGCTGCACACAAGGGAAAAAGCTCAAGCAGAAAGCAAGAGTTTTATTGAGCTGACAAGTTAAAGGTCAGACTGTTCCACTACCACAGTGGCTAGAAATTGAGGTGGAAGAACACGGTAAAGAGGGAGGCACAAAATTGGCATAAAGATTCCTCTTGGATCCCTGTTTGGAGTCCTAAAGTGCATATCACTTTAGGTGACTccaaggagccaagaactgatggccAAAAGAGCTAAACAAAGATTTCAGTAATTTCCTAGTAATGGGAGACAGATTATAAGAATTCAAAGTCCGTCCAGTTAGAAGAGATTGTAAAAATACCTTGCTCTTTCCAGTGAAACCTGAGAGGGTCACACCTTAGGAGTGACAACCATTTCCCAGGACAAAGGGAAAAACTAAATTAGGCTTACTCTAACAAAGCCTAAAACCAAGCCTCCCAGTATCAAGGTGCCAGAACAAAACTCAGTACTCTTCAGAGGAAGATAAGAGAATCTAGAGTTTCCATAATTACCACCTACAACATCCAGTATACAGTCAAATAATACTAGATATGTGAAGAATCAGCAAAACATGACACTTATCAAAAGGAAAAGAGTAGTTCACAGGAGCAGACCCAGAGACAGCCCAGATGTTGGAATTACCAAAGAGGGATTTGTTATAAATATGTTAAGGAATTTATAGGAAAAATACATGTAATGGTGAGGATATAGGAATTCAAATTTTAGAAGAGGTATTgaaactctaaaaataaattcaattcttAGTACTGAAATAACacagtatcttaaaaaaaatttaaatcattggATTAAAAACACAGCAGATTAGATACAGCAGAAGGAAAGATTCGTGAACTTGAAGAAAGGGCAATCGAAATTACCCAAAGTGaagcacagagagaaaaaatataatcagGGCTTCAATGACTTATGATATAATATCGAACAATTAGATTTACATGTGTGTATTTGGAGTCccagaagagggaagagagagaatatggCCTAAAAATAATTGAAGACCATTTCCAAAAGTTGATTAAAAACAAACTCAGCAAACCCCAACTAACATTACACACACACCCTTAGGCACATCATAGTCAAACTACTGGATAccagataaagagaaaattctttagcttccaaagaaaaaagacacattacagagagtaaacaataaaaagtgatGACTGACTCCTTATCAGAAACAATAGAGGCCATAAGAAAGAATTATAtcttttaaagtcctgaaagaaaatcaaaatctGGTGACCTAGAACTCTATAGCCAATGAAAATACTCTCACAAATgaagtaaaatagaaatactgTCCTGttaacaaaatttaagaaaattcatCTCCAGGAGATCTTCTTCACAAGAAATGAAGACATTCTTCAGCCTGCAGGAAAATACTAGATGAAAATCAGATCTACAGGAAGAAATGAAGAGCAATAGAAATGGCAAATTCGTTACTAAATATAAAAGACTGCTCCTTTcaaaccctggctgggtagctaatttggttagagcatcttcccaatacaccaagattgcaggtttgatccccagtcagggcacatacaggaattaaccaatgaatgcatgaacaaatggaacagcaaatcaatgtttctctttttctctccccctgcttctct from Saccopteryx leptura isolate mSacLep1 chromosome X, mSacLep1_pri_phased_curated, whole genome shotgun sequence includes:
- the NYX gene encoding nyctalopin, which produces MKGHGMLVLLLHAVVLSQPTAWAEEACQRACPEACSCSSVERGCSVRCDRAGLLRVPAEFPCEAASIDLDRNGLRFLAERAFGTLPSLRRLLLRHNNLSFITPGAFKGLPRLAELRLAHNGDLRYLHARTFAALGRLRRLDLAACRLFSVPERLLAELPALRELAAFDNLFRRVPGALRGLANLTHAHLDRSRIEAVASSSLQGLRRLRSLSLQSNRVRTVHAGAFRDCGALEHLLLNDNLLAELPADAFRGLRRLHTLNLGGNSLGHVARTWFTNLAELELLYLDRNSIAFVEEGAFQNLSGLLALHLNGNHLTVLTWAAFQPGFFLGRLFLFRNPWHCDCDLEWLRDWMENSGHIADVPCASPGSVAGLDLSQVAFGRSYDGLCVDPEELNNITMSSPGPSPEPVATTLSRFSSLLSKLLGPRAPVEDVANSTLGPVNASLSASLPSGKVGGSGHSILFLLGSSLLLSMAQQMVFILQTY